AATtggacatttttttaaaaaatatatatatatgttaagacttatcaaaaatatatatatgttaagagACATCTGAACAATTTTATAGACCGAAAAACAAACTCTATCCCAAAGAAATAAGAGTAATTCTAGTATTCACATCCATTTATTATTGGCTGATATAGCTTGTTTTAATTGACTTTTCATGTCAATTACAtcaatcacaaaaaaaataaaagtgtttAACCACTTAAAACACATTATATCAATTAATCTGAATCATCTAGTATGAAGTGTAAATTTACTCttgaaataaacaaaagaagctGGCCGGCCGGTACTCAGCATCTACTCACCCCCATGCATTATGTTCACTATGTAAGCGTTTTTGTCTGTGTTCTAAGGAACATTTTGGTTTTGATGCCTATGCATGGGTGGAACATGTATAAACAAACAATATTCTTCAAATCTCTGTAGTTCATCTAATAAATATTGCTTCAAGCCCACAAAGAAACGAGTAAACGGAAAAGGATTGCTTCCAAGTTTCATAAACAAGTACTTAAGCAAAATATACCTAAACCAAGAAGAGATCTGTACGAAACAGTGAATAAATAGACCGGAAGACAAATTGCATAACCTATCTGTTatcaaaaaagagaagaaagaaaactcaggtactataattttaataaaacaggAAGAAACTCCCTTGCTTTCCTTTCTATTTATTTCTAGTTCCATGTGGGCAATGGCTATACATGCACGTACTAGAACAAGAGCAAAATGCAAACTTGTTGAGATCGAGAGGAGGGAATTAATTAATCAAGGGGTTGAATGAGTACTATTTCATCCCCCTCcacttaattaatttgtatCTCAAAATCTTTGATAATTGTTGGGTAGAAATTGAAGGAAGCTATTTACAGTATTTCCTTACAGTTTTCACTTTCTTTAGAAGAACCAGCTAGATCATAGAGTCTAAGATTTTGGGCGTGGAAGAAATTGCTTACCGGGCATGAAAGCATTAAAGTGAAAGGGAGACGAAGAGGCAAGAATCAATGGTTCTGCGTTAGCTGAATTGGTAGTACTGGCAGTGGCAAGATTAGGCTGCTCAAGTGCAAGAGAAGAGCCCTCACCGGCAGTACTGTAACGACTTTCAGGGCCTTGATCGTAGAGAATTCCTCTAAATACATGGCCTCCAATGTTCACACTTGTCTGATACGCATATTCATCAACTGCATCGCCCATTGAACTCACTCGAATGCAACAGAATGTCGCCATGGAGTGTACTTCAGCTGGAAGATTTGCCTGATCTTTCGACCctgaatatataaataaataaataaaaacccaacaaTATGAATAGtgtaaaagaagaagatgaagtgaCAAATAAGGTGGTCTAGGTCTACCCTCTTCTATAGATATGTGTTTGTTAGAATTGGATTCTAACAGTAGAGCTAGTAGAGAAAAAGGAAACTTTAGGGTTCCCATAAAATCACATTGAGCAAAAGCAAATGATTTGCTTGTGTGGGAAACAGTACCTGAAGAGGGGATTTGTGTGTGCCTTTTAGGGTTATGTCCTTGAAGGTTCTGTGGAAGAACAGCTGCAAGCAGTTGCTGCCTCTGCCGCCTCCTATACAAAGGAACCCAAGTACTCTTCACGTGGGTTTCGCACCGAAACCCTTTATTCTTACAGCAAGTCCTACACCTCATGTATACACAGTCCTTCTTCGCTTGGTTCCCACAGTCTTGGCACCTTGAACTCCCCATTAGTCCTCCTCCTCGCCTCATCATCCTTCACATCTCcttctttttggtcttcttgtccttgttgttgttgttgttggtggtggtggtggtggtggtggtggtggtgttgtGTGTTATTATTGAGTTTTGAAATATTTGTGAGGCCATTATTTTACATCCTTGAGAGCTAGCTCATTTTGTTCATAGGATTTCAAGAGCTAAAAATAGATTACACCACTGCAACGCCGCCATACCAATTATggcgtttcttttctttttttttttttttttttttatgtaaactACTCCCACATCCTCACAGTCTTGCTGCTATTACCCAGCACAAaaaaccataaataaataaaagaggaagaagaagtagaagaaagaaaaagtaacaaagaaacaaaaaaaaaaaatcaaggacataatgatgattatacaagtCCAATGGATTGTGGGGTGTGCCATGTGTGTGTATGTTTGTTGGGGTTTGGAGTATAGTGGGATGGGTAAAAGTTACTGGTGCTAAAGCCTAAAGCCTAATGCCACAGTGCATGT
The sequence above is drawn from the Alnus glutinosa chromosome 11, dhAlnGlut1.1, whole genome shotgun sequence genome and encodes:
- the LOC133882888 gene encoding protein SHI RELATED SEQUENCE 1, which translates into the protein MMRRGGGLMGSSRCQDCGNQAKKDCVYMRCRTCCKNKGFRCETHVKSTWVPLYRRRQRQQLLAAVLPQNLQGHNPKRHTQIPSSGSKDQANLPAEVHSMATFCCIRVSSMGDAVDEYAYQTSVNIGGHVFRGILYDQGPESRYSTAGEGSSLALEQPNLATASTTNSANAEPLILASSSPFHFNAFMPGKQFLPRPKS